In Herpetosiphonaceae bacterium, one genomic interval encodes:
- a CDS encoding DEAD/DEAH box helicase, translating into MDEMIRFEDLGLSEPTLKAISELGYEEPTPIQARTISRMLEGVDVIAQAQTGTGKTAAFALPIIERLVADVRTPQALVLTPTRELAVQVAEAFHSYGKNQRISILPVYGGQPIERQLRALDRGVQVVVGTPGRLLDHIRRGTLKLDRVRTVVLDEADEMLDMGFIEDIEAILQETPEDRQTALFSATMPVPIANLAKRYMHDPQRITVHAEQMTVPQVRQVYYEVGGRDKFEVLGRILDFERPTSAIIFCRTKSEVDSLGERLIARAFPAETLHGDLSQVQRDRVMGRFRSGQVELLVATDVAARGLDVEHVSHVINYDIPLDPEIYVHRIGRTGRAGRTGTAVTLVTPRERRLLRIIERTTSAEIQRMRLPTIADVVARRRESFKETLRETIAQGGLEPFMIMAEDLGEEYSPTDLAAAAFKLLLGDSPNQDEDKLAQEELEQIEDERDGRRRQRRDRSFGPERGMTRLYIDVGRDDGVRPADIVGAIANEAGIPGRSIGAIELFERFSFVEVPSNHAERVTRALKRTTIRGRKIAPSVAKPRR; encoded by the coding sequence ATGGATGAAATGATTCGTTTTGAAGATTTAGGGCTGAGCGAGCCGACGCTCAAGGCGATCAGCGAGCTGGGCTACGAGGAGCCAACGCCGATCCAGGCGCGCACGATCAGCCGCATGCTCGAAGGTGTGGACGTGATCGCGCAGGCCCAGACCGGCACAGGCAAGACAGCCGCGTTTGCGCTGCCGATCATCGAAAGGCTTGTCGCGGACGTTCGCACGCCCCAGGCACTTGTGCTCACGCCGACACGTGAGCTGGCGGTCCAGGTTGCAGAGGCATTCCATTCGTATGGCAAAAACCAGCGCATTTCGATCCTGCCGGTCTATGGCGGTCAGCCGATCGAGCGCCAGCTACGCGCCCTTGATCGTGGCGTGCAGGTTGTCGTCGGCACGCCCGGACGGCTGCTCGATCATATTCGGCGCGGCACGCTCAAGCTCGATCGTGTGCGCACGGTTGTGCTCGACGAGGCCGACGAGATGCTCGATATGGGCTTTATCGAGGACATCGAGGCGATCTTGCAGGAGACGCCCGAGGATCGTCAGACCGCGCTCTTCTCGGCCACGATGCCCGTGCCGATCGCCAACCTCGCCAAGCGCTATATGCACGATCCGCAGCGCATCACCGTCCATGCCGAGCAGATGACGGTGCCACAGGTCCGGCAAGTCTATTATGAGGTAGGCGGGCGCGATAAATTCGAGGTGCTGGGACGTATCTTAGATTTTGAAAGGCCGACCTCGGCGATCATCTTTTGCCGTACCAAGAGCGAGGTCGATTCCTTGGGCGAGCGCTTGATCGCGCGGGCGTTTCCAGCCGAGACGCTCCACGGCGACCTGAGCCAGGTTCAGCGCGATCGGGTGATGGGCCGCTTCCGTAGCGGACAGGTCGAGCTGCTGGTAGCTACCGACGTAGCGGCGCGCGGCCTGGACGTAGAGCACGTCTCGCATGTGATCAACTACGATATTCCGCTCGATCCCGAAATCTACGTCCATCGCATCGGACGCACAGGCCGCGCTGGACGCACGGGCACTGCGGTCACGCTGGTGACGCCTCGCGAGCGGCGGCTGCTACGGATCATCGAGCGTACCACCAGCGCCGAGATTCAGCGCATGCGCCTGCCGACGATCGCCGATGTCGTCGCGCGTCGCCGTGAGTCGTTCAAAGAAACGCTGCGTGAGACTATCGCGCAGGGCGGCCTGGAGCCGTTTATGATCATGGCGGAAGACCTCGGCGAGGAGTACAGCCCGACTGATCTGGCGGCGGCGGCGTTCAAGCTGCTGCTGGGCGATTCGCCGAATCAGGATGAGGACAAGCTGGCTCAGGAGGAGCTTGAGCAGATCGAGGACGAGCGCGACGGACGGCGGCGGCAGCGGCGCGACCGCAGCTTCGGGCCGGAGCGGGGCATGACGCGGCTCTATATCGACGTTGGCCGCGACGATGGTGTACGACCCGCAGATATTGTAGGCGCTATCGCCAACGAGGCGGGCATCCCCGGACGCTCGATCGGCGCGATCGAACTCTTCGAGCGCTTCTCGTTCGTCGAGGTGCCGAGCAATCATGCCGAGCGCGTTACCCGTGCCCTCAAGCGCACAACTATTCGTGGCCGTAAGATTGCGCCTAGCGTTGCCAAACCGCGAAGATAG
- a CDS encoding alpha/beta fold hydrolase, translated as MNIHHEWRSVNGIRLHCAVAGSGPLLILLHGFPEFWYSWRHQIPVLAEHFTVVAPDLRGYNESDKPPRIADYSVPVLVEDVIQLIRSFDQERAIIAGHDWGGLVAWATALSRPDLVEKLIALNIPHPRLFVQHVLTNPRQMVRSWYMLFFQLPWLPEATIRANNYRMIDGAFRGMAVHKEQFPAEVIAEYKRAIAKPGALTSALNYYRAMMRGGTLGFTADLDPVARMPVMVVWGEQDTALGKELNDRLRHYVPQLTLHFIPDASHWVQQDRPDLVNGYMLDFLLG; from the coding sequence TTGAACATTCATCACGAGTGGCGCAGCGTTAATGGCATACGACTCCACTGCGCAGTTGCAGGCAGCGGCCCGCTGCTGATCCTCCTTCATGGTTTTCCTGAGTTCTGGTACTCGTGGCGACACCAGATCCCCGTGCTAGCAGAGCATTTTACGGTCGTCGCCCCCGACCTACGCGGCTACAACGAAAGCGATAAGCCTCCACGGATCGCCGATTACAGCGTCCCGGTGCTCGTCGAAGATGTTATACAGTTGATCCGCTCGTTCGATCAAGAGCGAGCGATCATTGCAGGCCACGACTGGGGCGGTCTGGTTGCGTGGGCTACTGCCCTATCACGGCCAGATCTCGTCGAGAAGTTGATCGCCCTGAACATTCCGCACCCGCGTTTGTTTGTCCAGCACGTGCTTACCAATCCGCGCCAGATGGTACGCAGTTGGTATATGCTGTTCTTCCAGTTGCCCTGGCTTCCCGAAGCCACCATTCGCGCAAACAACTACCGCATGATCGACGGTGCTTTTCGCGGGATGGCGGTTCACAAGGAGCAGTTTCCTGCCGAGGTGATCGCCGAGTACAAACGAGCAATCGCGAAGCCGGGGGCGCTGACCAGCGCGCTTAATTACTATCGGGCGATGATGCGGGGCGGGACGCTGGGCTTTACAGCGGATCTCGACCCTGTGGCACGGATGCCGGTTATGGTCGTCTGGGGCGAGCAAGATACGGCGCTCGGCAAGGAGCTCAACGATCGTCTGAGACACTACGTGCCACAGCTAACGCTGCATTTCATTCCAGATGCAAGCCATTGGGTACAGCAGGATCGTCCTGACCTGGTGAATGGCTATATGCTGGATTTTTTGCTGGGCTAA
- a CDS encoding metalloregulator ArsR/SmtB family transcription factor: MENMAPTPEDEQLAAMLHALGNPTRLAITRYIANNPRCICNDLVVRFDRAQATVSQHLATLRRAHILIAEQDGPATCYWIDQEHIAWLYEQLGQLTSRSEQPETQ; the protein is encoded by the coding sequence ATGGAAAATATGGCCCCTACGCCCGAAGATGAGCAGCTTGCCGCGATGCTCCACGCGCTCGGTAATCCTACGCGCCTTGCAATCACTCGCTACATCGCCAATAATCCGCGATGTATCTGCAATGATCTGGTCGTGCGCTTCGACCGCGCCCAGGCGACGGTTTCGCAGCATCTCGCGACGCTGCGGCGCGCTCATATCCTGATTGCAGAGCAAGATGGCCCGGCCACGTGCTACTGGATCGATCAAGAGCATATCGCCTGGCTCTACGAGCAGTTGGGGCAGCTAACATCACGATCGGAGCAGCCTGAGACTCAATAA